One stretch of Terriglobales bacterium DNA includes these proteins:
- a CDS encoding TIR domain-containing protein produces MARRVFFSFHYEDIWRVNVVRNSHVVEGCSAAGFQDASMWEEAKKKGDAAIKKLIEAGLSGTSVTAVLIGPHTYSREYVNYEIERSIERGNGLLGIYIHQIKDKYQQTTYQGSAPTPLVGAGAKLYLWDGSKFGDWVEEAYKEAERKKQLAAKMLNPYKW; encoded by the coding sequence GTGGCACGAAGAGTCTTTTTTAGTTTCCATTACGAGGACATTTGGCGGGTGAACGTCGTTCGGAACTCCCACGTCGTTGAGGGGTGCTCCGCCGCCGGCTTTCAGGACGCCTCCATGTGGGAGGAGGCCAAGAAGAAGGGCGACGCTGCGATCAAGAAGCTGATCGAGGCCGGCCTGAGCGGCACCTCGGTAACGGCGGTGCTAATCGGGCCGCACACCTATAGTCGCGAGTATGTGAACTACGAGATCGAAAGGAGCATCGAGCGCGGCAATGGGCTGCTCGGCATCTACATTCACCAGATAAAAGACAAGTACCAGCAAACGACCTACCAGGGATCGGCACCAACGCCGCTCGTAGGCGCGGGGGCGAAGCTCTATCTCTGGGACGGCTCGAAATTCGGCGACTGGGTCGAAGAGGCCTACAAAGAGGCAGAGCGGAAGAAGCAGCTCGCAGCGAAGATGCTCAATCCGTACAAGTGGTAG